One genomic window of Lepeophtheirus salmonis chromosome 5, UVic_Lsal_1.4, whole genome shotgun sequence includes the following:
- the mRpL44 gene encoding large ribosomal subunit protein mL44 — translation MSSLIGYSLLRRLSVVPKELSAVILPVRNYRNRFIRPALYDFNQRQEKINKSKKLLNESEYSRRALFSDWNYDVELFALGARLRESFNFELVREALRDPTFYLVSMKEKIDLSLKDSEASNTRLVELGREVISASLNDFLTKTFPKVPSDGIIAFQEYLMSPYVLASKALHIGLKDLVVSQEYPPSKNTLSNAFCALIGAHSESGNNRRQSYQLVVDLVATQIIGMDLHDVWKIQNPMDYLSKILAENNMKEPEPRLQWASGKNTLLASYHVGIYSNQSLIGECTGESIETARDMAALDTLRRMFDTDLSKRDIFFHSNHVEPSSLES, via the exons ATGAGTTCGCTTATTGGTTATTCCTTGTTACGCCGCTTATCTGTAGTGCCAAAGGAGCTGTCAGCTG TCATTTTGCCTGTGCGAAATTATAGGAACAGATTTATTCGACCAGCCCTGTACGACTTCAATCAGCGGCAAGAGAAAATCAATAAATCcaagaaattattaaatgaatcaGAATATTCAAGAAGAGCATTATTCTCTGATTGGAATTATGATGTAGAGTTGTTTGCTCTCGGGGCACGACTACGAGAAAGTTTTAACTTTGAGCTAGTTAGAGAAGCTTTGAGAGATCCTACGTTTTACTTGGtttcaatgaaggaaaaaattgatttaagtttaaaagACTCTGAGGCGTCAAATACAAGACTCGTAGAATTGGGAAGGGAAGTAATATCTGCATcactaaatgattttttgactaaaaCATTCCCTAAAGTACCATCAGACGGAATTATTGCCTTCCAAGAGTACCTAATGTCACCATATGTATTAGCTTCTAAAGCGTTACACATCGGACTCAAGGACCTGGTGGTGTCTCAA GAATATCCACCAAGCAAAAATACTTTGTCAAACGCTTTCTGTGCTCTTATCGGAGCTCATAGTGAGAGTGGGAATAATCGAAGACAATCGTATCAACTTGTGGTAGATTTAGTTGCAACTCAAATCATTGGAATGGATTTACATGATGTTTGGAAAATTCAAAATCCGATGGATTACTTATCGAAAATACTCgctgaaaataatatgaaagaacCAGAACCCAGACTTCAATGGGCTAGTggtaaaaatacacttttggCGTCATATCACGTAGGCATATATTCCAATCAAAGTTTAATTGGAGAAT gtacTGGTGAATCCATTGAGACTGCAAGGGATATGGCAGCACTTGATACGCTTAGAAGAATGTTTGATACTGATTTATCAAAAAGggatattttctttcattcaaaTCATGTTGAACCATCGTCGTTAGAATCATAA
- the LOC121119031 gene encoding uncharacterized protein, producing the protein MDSSVMEDGNNTLFLLHRLQELKSWQKEQEMKLNEEKKSGVHFDEEVHNHDYESSIISSMSSEEDEEEDDTTIEQELPYVQEAHDEKPIVVHKTFEQLLEEELRKDPFSLEKASVTPENTVQHVFLRKGSGLQRFTPKKLLYKSSTKEQELNEEGEISIHESVEIIRPAHEVSVIHNDNNDEITDLCDSVELSFMQKIKTLQKQEQDELAAFEILEEAAVDISFSSNSSVVRKLIKSASSKTSLTSTPKRINSNESRNTYILANDINESLSQDSSLNEESDNTLTHKAEDRELRNISNTFSSKDDENNLPFDCETPNILSFINNDSNKKDRNSPLSRAKLTFGTDRTGKQDNQKFNSKISDLEKEIIKYKDENTRLHKFKANLMTEKRKLATDIQNFEKAKVEEKKKLDEERRRIKRDEKLLEKTKKEVNASQVNVSSKEVQFIQSKMKILKEEFNKKESRWNNTFKKLQERIKTLEKENQNLHVENHKLKLKNPSSKVYKEFKKVGKGTDEIDEEISLDDEKINEESLSSKTQSIDLQKSQTRVEMNKIKSPIHNYQRSTQIHQAESNKDVSLRFRQNPANNSETKLESDSEAIPFTYSGVESLDSEITLVDNSLASKTSDNATLVDVKHDTTKGTTEKTYSDGTVEVSYANGNRKECKDDVIKVYYYNGDVKINEISEKIVQYYYSKTKTWHLTYTDKEVFKFENGQQEIRYKDGTHEIIFTDGSVKKVLPNKSELIIFPDKTRVNVTVDGHKVISFPNGQVETHMPEYKKRQYTDGTVKILHNDGKQETKYSNGRVRIKNRDGNLIYDSNDDGST; encoded by the exons atggACTCAAGTGTGATGGAGGACGGAAATAATACCCTTTTCCTTCTACATCGACTCCAAGAACTTAAATCATGGCAAAAGGAGCaggaaatgaaattaaatgagGAAAAGAAGAGTGGCGTTCACTTTGATgaag AAGTCCATAATCATGACTATGAGTCTTCTATCATATCCTCAATGTCTTCGGAAGAAGATGAGGAAGAGGATGACACGACCATAGAACAGGAACTTCCTTATGTTCAAGAAGCACACGATGAAAAACCCATTGTTGTTcataaaacttttgaacaatTGTTAGAAGAAGAATTGCGTAAGGATCCCTTCTCCCTCGAAAAAGCCTCAGTAACTCCAGAAAATACTGTTCAACATGTATTTCTGCGAAAGGGTTCGGGTCTTCAAAGATTCACACCCAAAAAATTGCTGTATAAAAGTTCAACAAAAGAGCAGGAATTAAATGAGGAAGGCGAAATATCTATTCATGAGTCag tgGAAATAATTCGTCCAGCACATGAAGTTTCAGTCATCCATAACGacaataatgatgaaataactGATCTTTGTGATTCTGTGGAGTTATCCttcatgcaaaaaataaaaactcttcagaag CAAGAGCAAGATGAGCTTGCTGCTTTCGAAATTCTAGAAGAAGCTGCAGTTGatatatcattttcttcaaattcatCCGTTGTacgaaaattaattaaatccgCTAGTTCCAAAACTTCTTTAACTTCAACGCCTAAACGAATAA ATAGTAATGAGTCAAGGAACACATATATCTTAGCAAATGATATAAACGAATCCCTAAGTCAAGATAGTTCTTTAAATGAGGAGTCAGATAACACTCTTACTCATAA AGCCGAGGATCGAGAATTGcggaatatttcaaatacattttcctCCAAGGATGATGAAAACAATCTTCCATTTGATTGTGAAACCCCAAATATCCTTTCGTTCATCAACAATGATAGTAATAAAAAGGATAGAAATAG TCCATTGTCCCGTGCAAAGTTAACGTTCGGTACAGATCGTACGGGAAAACAagataatcaaaaattcaattcaaaaatttctgatttggaaaaagaaataattaaatacaaagatGAAAATACTAGGCTACATAAATTCAAAGCAAATTTAAtgactgaaaaaagaaaactcgCCACAGATATTCAGAATTTTGAAAAAGCTAAagtagaagagaaaaaaaaacttgatgagGAACGACGAAGGATTAAACGGGATGAAAAATTGCtcgaaaaaaccaaaaaagaagTTAATGCTTCTCAGGTTAATGTTTCATCAAAAGAAGTTCAATTTATTCAGAGTAAA ATGAAGATTTTAAAGGAAGAATTTAATAAGAAAGAGTCTCGTTGGAATAATACCttcaaaaaattgcaagaaaGAATTAAAACGctggaaaaagaaaatcaaaatcttCATGTAGAAAATCACAAGTTAAAACTGAAGAACCCATCTTCTAAG gtttataaagaatttaaaaaagttggaaaGGGCACAGATGAGATTGACGAAGAAATTAGCCTTGAtgatgaaaaaatcaatgaagaaTCTTTGTCTTCTAAAACTCAAAGTATTGATTTACAAAAGAGTCAAACACGGGTTGAGATGAATAAGATAAAATCTCCAATACACAATTATCAAAGAAGTACCCAAATACACCAGGCAGAGAGTAATAAAGATGTTAGTTTGAGGTTCAGACAAAATCCTGCAAATAACTCTGAAACCAAACTAGAGTCTGATAGCGAAGCCATCCCCTTTACTTACAGCGGAGTTGAGTCTCTCGACTCTGAAATTACATTGGTTGATAATTCCTTAGCATCCAAGACTTCTGACAATGCTACTCTGGTTGACGTAAAGCACGACACTACAAAGGGAACAACTGAAAAAACTTATTCAGATGGAACTGTGGAAGTTTCTTACGCCAATGGGAATCGAAAGGAGTGTAAGGATGACGTAATAAAGGTGTATTACTATAATGGTGatgtaaaaattaatgagaTATCCGAGAAAATTGTGCAATATTACTACTCCAAGACAAAAACGTGGCATCTGACCTACACAGATAAGGAAGTTTTCAAGTTTGAAAA tGGACAGCAGGAAATAAGGTACAAAGACGGAACACATGAAATTATATTCACTGATGGATCCGTGAAAAAGGTTTTACCTAATAAatctgaattaattatatttcccgACAAGACAAGAGTCAATGTAACAGTCGATGGAcacaaagttatttcttttcCTAACGGACAAGTTGAAACGCATATGCCTGAATATAAA AAACGACAATACACAGATGGCAcagttaaaattttacataacgATGGGAAACAGGAGACCAAATATTCCAATGGCagagtaagaataaaaaacagagATGGCAATCTAATTTATGATTCTAACGACGATGGTTCAACATGA
- the LOC121119034 gene encoding nicotinamide riboside kinase 1 encodes MVRGILIGISGPTCSGKSSIARSMSETIGKRTRIYSQDDYYYKEDDLRHQKCPQFNNYINWEVKSAFDIRALNDDLKHRSLESFNILEGITIFDDPLTESLCDIRFFIKLEYDLCKERRSRKSYYPFEPDPPGYFDSVVWPYHEEYKGRIIQREGYYLLDGEESISTNVGIILDHLKATTQEAFTEL; translated from the coding sequence ATGGTACGAGGGATTCTAATAGGTATAAGTGGGCCTACATGCTCTGGTAAAAGCTCTATAGCTCGTTCCATGTCCGAAACAATAGGAAAAAGGACTCGCATCTACTCTCAAGacgattattattataaagaagaTGATCTACGACATCAAAAATGTCctcaattcaataattatattaactgGGAAGTCAAATCTGCATTTGATATCCGGGCGTTGAATGATGATTTGAAGCACCGTTCTCTAGAGTCATTTAATATATTGGAGGGTATCACCATTTTCGATGACCCATTGACGGAGTCCCTTTGTGATATTcgatttttcataaaactagaatatgatttatgcaaagAAAGACGCTCACGTAAAAGTTACTATCCCTTTGAACCTGACCCTCCTGGTTACTTTGACTCTGTGGTCTGGCCCTATCATGAGGAGTACAAAGGAAGGATAATTCAGAGAGAAGGTTATTATCTTTTGGATGGAGAAGAGTCCATATCCACAAATGTAGGTATCATACTGGATCATTTGAAAGCAACAACACAAGAAGCTTTTACAGAATTGTAG
- the LOC121119033 gene encoding uncharacterized protein: MQSNIRSLRFPPLNFYSSIPSWTHYKTLEITPEASSNQIKEAYYKLSKLNHPDSSVKDEDKIKKFHAVTEAYRILGTPQLRRKYDMGNLGLETSLAEVHKVTHKFESQTFYKDRSALQRKFRNNPHIDDYVSKNRNSEFRYQQANIKNIQDRTDASKNYRQDVALGRIITKTMILSICLVLIVSQVLK; encoded by the exons ATGCAATCCAACATCAGATCTCTACGGTTTCCACCCTTAAACTTTTATTCATCTATTCCCTCCTGGACTCACTACAAAACTCTAGAAATAACTCCGGAAGCTTCTTCTAATCAAATCAAAGAGGCTTACTATAAACTATCCAAACTGAATCATCCAGACTCTTCTGTCAAAGACGaagacaaaataaagaaatttcatgCAGTTACAGAAGCTTATCGCATTCTCGGTACTCCACAATTAAGACGTAAATATGACATGGGGAATCTTGGACTTGAGACATCACTTGCTGAAGTTCACAAAGTGACTCATAAG TTTGAATCTCAAACTTTCTACAAGGATCGCTCCGCTTTACAGCGAAAATTTCGTAATAATCCGCATATTGACGATTATGTTAGTAAAAACAGAAACTCGGAATTTAGATACCAGCAAgcaaatataaagaatatacaGGATAGGACTGATGCATCTAAAAATTACAGGCAAGACGTGGCCTTGGGACGGATCATAACAAAAACCATGATTTTATCTATTTGTTTAGTACTTATTGTATCACAAGTTCTTAAGTAA